The Paenibacillus sophorae genome has a segment encoding these proteins:
- a CDS encoding helix-turn-helix transcriptional regulator, protein MAKESFDKEIQFLRMLVLTSGAFSRQQFAERLGISVHTFDKTIRRLKDVISSMHQHLPQEQSAELSETIRFSYYDSTDPLLLFLFRAKSVKESESQRISLLLGAMNEQTMSAMELLDMCCDSLPPGLPLPDEKTIRSDLKYLEEVGVILKEPGPRPYRYRIQDDLVRSLSDEELIDLYDFVDVMANTQVPSVQGYLLRDGLKKHLLRGEFEQHATEPFLYKYHYYSRILDEAHLFTLLHAIRHCRRVRFLYFSPKSEKSYASKNTNPLFERETKAKAEKTLPLKIVYDHQYGRWYLLSHGREGIRKYRMEGITQIEEDESVPEAWFEEKKSELEEKLRYSWLIDTGKPVTVRVRFYNPGDSEPNFVKERVLLQGQWGQIVFEDEYSFIYEITVNGTTEIKPWLRSFGSSCEVLEPIRFRREMIAEWKEIQSYYESV, encoded by the coding sequence TTGGCTAAAGAGAGCTTTGATAAAGAGATCCAATTCCTTCGTATGCTTGTGCTGACAAGCGGCGCATTCAGCAGACAGCAGTTCGCAGAACGACTGGGCATTTCCGTACATACCTTTGATAAAACGATCCGGCGGCTCAAGGACGTGATAAGTTCCATGCACCAGCATTTACCGCAGGAACAGAGCGCCGAATTATCCGAGACGATTCGCTTCAGCTATTACGACTCCACCGATCCTCTGCTGCTGTTTCTGTTTCGGGCCAAATCGGTCAAAGAATCCGAAAGCCAGAGAATCTCGCTGCTGTTAGGCGCGATGAATGAACAGACGATGTCTGCCATGGAGCTGCTGGATATGTGCTGCGACAGTCTGCCACCAGGCCTTCCGCTGCCTGACGAGAAGACGATTCGGTCGGACCTGAAATACCTGGAAGAGGTTGGCGTCATCCTTAAGGAGCCGGGACCACGCCCCTACCGGTATCGCATTCAAGATGACCTGGTCCGGAGCTTGTCGGATGAGGAGCTTATCGATCTGTATGATTTTGTGGATGTGATGGCGAACACGCAGGTGCCTTCCGTTCAAGGCTATCTGCTGCGGGACGGACTGAAGAAACACCTTCTGAGGGGTGAATTTGAGCAGCACGCGACCGAGCCATTTTTATATAAGTATCACTATTACTCCCGGATTTTGGATGAGGCGCATCTATTCACACTACTTCATGCCATCCGTCACTGCCGCAGAGTCCGGTTTCTCTATTTCTCGCCAAAGTCCGAAAAAAGCTATGCCTCCAAAAACACCAACCCCTTATTTGAAAGGGAAACGAAGGCCAAGGCGGAAAAGACGCTTCCGCTAAAAATCGTCTACGATCATCAGTATGGACGGTGGTATTTACTTTCCCATGGAAGAGAGGGAATCCGGAAATACCGGATGGAAGGAATCACGCAAATCGAGGAAGATGAATCGGTGCCTGAAGCCTGGTTTGAGGAGAAGAAGAGTGAGCTGGAAGAAAAGCTGCGGTACAGCTGGCTGATCGATACGGGCAAGCCGGTGACGGTGCGGGTGAGATTTTACAATCCGGGAGATTCCGAGCCCAACTTCGTAAAAGAAAGAGTTCTGCTGCAGGGACAGTGGGGCCAGATTGTGTTTGAGGACGAGTATTCTTTTATTTATGAAATTACGGTAAACGGGACGACCGAGATCAAACCGTGGCTGCGAAGTTTCGGGTCCAGCTGCGAGGTTCTTGAGCCCATTCGATTCCGCCGGGAAATGATAGCCGAATGGAAGGAGATCCAGTCTTACTATGAATCTGTTTGA